The nucleotide sequence CCTGTTAACTTTGTTTCAGTCGATAACCCAAACCATATACAGTCTCGATTAAATCTGGAGAAGCTCCCACCGCTTTCAGTTTTTTTCTTAACTCTTTGATGTGAACTTTGACCGCTTCTTCACTGGGAGGGTCTTCAAAAGACCAAAGATGATCTAAAATTTGACTACGACTCAAAACCAGATGAGTATTGCGAAGAAATAATTCTAATAATTTATACTCTTTTGGGGTTAAATGTAGAGGGTGTCCGGCATAATTCACTTCACAACTATTCGGATTAAGGCGTAAATTTTCCCACTCTAAGACGGGGGGTAAAGTAGTATTGCTTCGACGCAACAAAGCCCGAATTCTAGCGGCTAACTCCGGCAAATCGAAGGGTTTAACCACATAATCATCGGCTCCTGCATCTAACCCCTTAACCTTATCTCTACTGGTATCTCTGGCTGTCAACATCAAAACGGGTGTCATATATCCTGTGTCTCGCAAGCGTTGACAAAGTGCAGTCCCACTCAGTTTAGGCAGCATGACATCTAAGATAATTAAATCATAGGAAAAGCTTTGAATAAAATCCCAACCCTTTTCCCCATCAAAAGCTAAATCAACCAGATATTGCCGATCTTTGAGAGTCTCTGCCAGAGCGTTAGCAATCCGTTCATCATCTTCTACCAGCAGAATCCGCATATTACTAACTCAATCGATGCCCACAACTCGAACAAAAGCGATCATTAGGTTCTAGTTTAGCTCCACATTGACTACAATAGTGCTTTGGCGAAGCGGCTGAAGATCCTGATCCGATCCGCATTTCCATGTTACCCATCCGCATTTGCATCGGGTTCATACTCATTTCCATATCCCCCATTTTCATCGGTTCTAGGGGTTTCATCGGTTCTAGGGGTTTCATGGGTTCTAGGGGTTTCATCGGAGGCATTGAAGAGGTAGGTGTGCCAGAAACTTGTTGCAGTTGCATTTGTTGAGCATGACTCACCCCTGGGGTACCACTCATGACGGCTATACTACCCCCCTGCACCTGTACAAAATGTTCCCCTGAAGCGGCAGTTATTTTAATGATTACACCGTTAGCCGTTTGGAATAATTGCGGGGGAGATGTCCAACTGCCGGTTACAAACCCACTTGAGGACTGTTGCTGTTGTCCTCCACTACTGCTATGGGTAGTGATGAGAGTCTGGTTACCCTGATTATCTATATAGAGTGTTTGCCCTGTCCCTAACTCACAGACGTAAGCCATAATAATCTTTTGTGATAAATCTTTCTTGCTCTCTTCAGTGTATGTTGCCCTGTCTCAAACCCTTAACTTTTTAACAATTGCTTATTAGATTTGCGGACAATTCTTAGCCGCTCACAGGGAAATTAAGTTACCCTAGATCAAGGCTCGTCTAAGTTTGCTCTCATTTAACTGTGTTACCTTTAAAAAATTATTCTATTCGTATGGGTTTTGTTGCCTGCTTAGTCGGACTATTGACGGCTT is from Gloeothece verrucosa PCC 7822 and encodes:
- a CDS encoding response regulator transcription factor — translated: MRILLVEDDERIANALAETLKDRQYLVDLAFDGEKGWDFIQSFSYDLIILDVMLPKLSGTALCQRLRDTGYMTPVLMLTARDTSRDKVKGLDAGADDYVVKPFDLPELAARIRALLRRSNTTLPPVLEWENLRLNPNSCEVNYAGHPLHLTPKEYKLLELFLRNTHLVLSRSQILDHLWSFEDPPSEEAVKVHIKELRKKLKAVGASPDLIETVYGLGYRLKQS
- a CDS encoding zinc ribbon domain-containing protein, which gives rise to MAYVCELGTGQTLYIDNQGNQTLITTHSSSGGQQQQSSSGFVTGSWTSPPQLFQTANGVIIKITAASGEHFVQVQGGSIAVMSGTPGVSHAQQMQLQQVSGTPTSSMPPMKPLEPMKPLEPMKPLEPMKMGDMEMSMNPMQMRMGNMEMRIGSGSSAASPKHYCSQCGAKLEPNDRFCSSCGHRLS